In the genome of Leptospira dzoumogneensis, one region contains:
- a CDS encoding acetyl-CoA hydrolase/transferase family protein yields MDLHFVSPKEAVSEIENDQRIFIHSVYAAPKLLIEALSAKSSELRNIEIVHIHTEGEVPYAQNGMEASFHTNALFVGANMREAVKEGRADYLPIFLSECPSLFRKKILPLDVALITVSPPDKHGFCSLGVSVDTSKAAVDSANVVIAQVNRFMPRTHGDGIIHINKIHKLVEGNIPLLEASHAEPDPVEAKIGEYIAGLVEDGATLQMGIGAIPDAVLSCLKNHKDLGIHTEMFSDGVIPLVEKGIITGKNKKIHPGKIVTGFVMGTRKLYDFVDDNPEVVFLDIGYINDTANIRKNPKVTAINSAIEVDLTGQVCADSIGTRQYSGVGGQMDFIRGASLSDGGKPIIALPSVTSHGKSRIVPILQPGASVTTTRAHVHYVITEYGIADLYGKNLKQRAKLLTQIAHPNHRESLEREAFERFKGF; encoded by the coding sequence ATGGATTTACATTTTGTTTCCCCGAAAGAAGCAGTTTCAGAGATCGAAAACGACCAAAGGATTTTTATCCACAGCGTATATGCTGCCCCAAAACTTCTGATAGAAGCATTGAGTGCCAAATCTTCCGAACTACGGAATATTGAGATCGTTCATATCCATACGGAAGGAGAAGTTCCATATGCGCAAAATGGAATGGAGGCTTCTTTTCATACGAACGCTTTATTCGTGGGCGCAAACATGAGAGAAGCCGTAAAAGAAGGAAGAGCGGATTACTTGCCGATCTTTTTAAGCGAATGCCCTTCTCTATTCAGAAAAAAGATACTTCCTTTAGATGTGGCACTTATCACTGTTTCTCCTCCGGATAAACATGGATTTTGTTCCTTGGGAGTTTCCGTAGATACAAGTAAGGCCGCAGTGGATTCCGCAAACGTTGTGATCGCTCAGGTGAATCGTTTTATGCCTAGGACCCATGGGGACGGGATCATTCATATAAACAAAATCCATAAATTAGTAGAAGGTAATATTCCTCTCTTAGAAGCCTCACATGCGGAACCCGATCCGGTAGAAGCTAAAATAGGAGAATATATAGCAGGTCTTGTAGAAGATGGGGCCACTCTCCAAATGGGAATAGGTGCCATCCCGGATGCGGTCCTATCTTGTTTAAAAAATCATAAAGATCTAGGGATCCATACTGAAATGTTTTCCGACGGTGTGATCCCTTTGGTGGAAAAAGGAATTATCACCGGTAAAAACAAAAAGATCCATCCGGGAAAGATAGTCACCGGATTCGTGATGGGCACCAGAAAACTTTATGATTTCGTGGATGATAATCCGGAAGTCGTATTTTTAGATATAGGATATATTAACGATACTGCGAATATTCGCAAAAATCCCAAAGTAACCGCAATCAATTCAGCGATCGAAGTGGATCTCACCGGCCAAGTATGTGCGGATTCTATCGGAACAAGACAATATTCGGGAGTGGGAGGACAGATGGATTTTATCCGGGGAGCCTCTCTTTCAGACGGTGGTAAACCGATCATTGCACTTCCTTCCGTGACTTCTCATGGTAAATCAAGGATCGTTCCAATTCTTCAGCCTGGCGCAAGTGTAACCACTACAAGAGCACATGTTCATTATGTAATCACTGAATACGGAATTGCGGACCTTTACGGCAAAAACCTAAAACAAAGAGCGAAACTTCTTACACAAATTGCTCATCCTAATCACAGAGAATCCCTGGAAAGAGAAGCGTTCGAGAGATTCAAAGGATTTTAA
- a CDS encoding rhodanese-like domain-containing protein, with protein MSIAVAVPTGNIGKFLLPKLLESGKKITVLTRSPQKLDPTIRERVRIQQGALEDENFILEATKGTEALHWLNPGNKKAEDVHGWYRLYEKSVSNAVQKNKIEFVVNISTIIPEVVEAGVADGIVHVEEYLNETDANVAADYLLNKNWKGKKIHVLHGGEDLTFEAAVKSLSAAVGTTLKYNYISLENFYEDLVAKGYIPCAINIPHTSLTDPKTGKFLSKEDLKLSFRNAGVDTDSLPEKIICYCNGGVSATVVVTALGILGIENIPVYDGSWNEWGKDENRPKSRLI; from the coding sequence ATGAGTATCGCTGTCGCAGTTCCTACAGGAAATATAGGCAAATTCCTTCTTCCAAAACTTCTGGAGTCAGGCAAAAAAATTACTGTGCTGACCAGAAGTCCTCAGAAATTGGATCCGACGATCAGAGAAAGAGTCAGGATACAACAAGGTGCCTTGGAAGATGAAAATTTTATCTTAGAAGCAACCAAAGGAACGGAAGCTTTGCACTGGTTGAACCCTGGAAATAAAAAGGCCGAAGATGTTCACGGATGGTATCGACTTTACGAAAAAAGTGTATCTAACGCAGTCCAAAAGAATAAAATAGAATTCGTGGTGAATATCTCCACGATCATTCCGGAAGTGGTGGAAGCTGGAGTAGCGGACGGGATCGTCCATGTGGAAGAATATCTGAATGAAACGGATGCGAATGTGGCAGCGGATTATCTTTTGAACAAGAACTGGAAAGGAAAGAAGATCCATGTTCTGCATGGAGGAGAAGACCTAACCTTCGAAGCCGCGGTAAAAAGTTTGAGTGCTGCCGTCGGGACTACATTAAAGTATAATTATATAAGCCTTGAGAATTTTTACGAGGACTTGGTTGCAAAAGGTTATATACCGTGTGCAATCAATATTCCTCATACAAGTTTAACCGACCCAAAAACGGGAAAATTCCTATCCAAAGAGGATCTAAAACTTTCTTTTAGGAACGCTGGTGTGGATACTGATTCTCTTCCGGAAAAGATCATCTGTTATTGTAATGGAGGAGTTTCTGCGACAGTTGTCGTAACAGCTCTCGGAATTTTAGGAATAGAAAATATTCCGGTTTATGACGGCTCTTGGAACGAATGGGGGAAGGACGAAAATCGTCCTAAGTCCCGACTCATCTGA
- a CDS encoding response regulator, whose translation MVSIFSQKFQGVLLISILIFSMGCESGSSPKKKPRVENGILDLSKNWDFGKEEPLSIEGDWAFYWSQLFSEIKNPLKTDLAPSQKQKEQIKFGDVPNVWNEYKDQKYPGFGYATYKILVRLEKPETDMAIKMLEASTSYTLYVNGKKVISSGVVGKTPETSKPLYRPGVSEIFDLGIENEVAIEISNFSHFKGGPWAKIFIGKRKDLVIIRQSNVRLDLFVGGGLLVLGLYHLSLFAFLRRETSTLYYGILTICSTIRILITGERILYSIFPNFDFEWGYRLELMSSFLIGIFFPLFIRTLYPDEINKKVIRFFIGIIIGLSFIVLFTPLIIYSKTISIFGILVTIACFYLVYVFWKAMQNKKLGADVGLFFFLLFFAVVTNDILYANMIINTAYFSPYGVASFFVAQAFMVSQRFTSAYKLSEKLAHDLQESNQRLISLDKLKDEFLANTSHELRTPLQGIIGIADSLKRGVGGPLSQSVERQLGMIVTSGQRLSSLVNDIIDFSKLKHKDLNLNLRSVDLYQAVNFTLELNRISTDQTKIKLVNAVLPEFPDLLADENRLQQILQNLVSNAIKFTEKGEIIVSARIKALGIAEISVSDTGIGIDPTEHQKVFEFFEQVERGDSKNSSGAGLGLSISRALVVLHGGEIGVESSLGLGSRFYFTIPLVSGKIPRSDGRELKNYKEGNHPGSTVSFQNESSDSEKNARILVVDDEPVNLQVIQNYLSLRNISSITAKSGMEALEILQKDKAFDVIILDVMMPKMSGLETAREIRKTLSTLELPILMLTAKNQDKDLMAALNNGANDYLLKPFDFEELILRINNLLALADGHKSRLNQENEKREAVNNVRQRINIDLHDHLGGKLTDLKFLSEELLSQSQEDKPIFKKINEAVNQSIHILREQMLKIEDLGLLSENFITGINLVLLRRYSDVERDLEFECQDEVLQFFEEGRNETSIIELYSIVNEITNNDLKYGQGVTKWNFYLEGGDLITEMNAESSYHLKKHKTGRGTENLIYRISGLGGKVEMYLVENIYKIKINIPIGNFSVK comes from the coding sequence ATGGTTTCCATTTTCTCTCAAAAATTCCAGGGAGTTTTACTGATCTCAATCCTAATTTTTAGTATGGGCTGTGAGTCCGGATCTTCTCCCAAGAAAAAACCTAGAGTAGAAAATGGAATATTAGATCTAAGTAAAAATTGGGACTTCGGAAAAGAAGAACCTTTGAGTATAGAAGGTGATTGGGCGTTTTATTGGTCTCAATTATTTTCGGAGATCAAAAATCCTTTAAAGACAGATCTGGCTCCTTCTCAAAAACAAAAGGAACAGATCAAATTCGGAGATGTTCCGAATGTTTGGAACGAATACAAGGACCAAAAGTATCCAGGTTTTGGATATGCGACTTATAAGATACTAGTTCGTTTAGAAAAGCCGGAAACCGATATGGCGATCAAGATGTTGGAAGCATCCACATCTTATACACTTTACGTAAATGGAAAGAAGGTAATTTCCAGCGGGGTAGTCGGAAAAACCCCTGAAACTAGTAAACCTTTATATAGACCTGGAGTCAGCGAAATTTTCGACCTGGGAATAGAGAACGAGGTCGCGATTGAGATCTCCAATTTTTCCCATTTTAAAGGGGGCCCTTGGGCAAAGATCTTTATAGGAAAAAGAAAAGATCTGGTTATCATACGCCAAAGTAATGTTAGATTGGATCTGTTTGTAGGTGGAGGACTTTTAGTTTTAGGTTTATATCACCTAAGTTTGTTCGCATTTTTAAGAAGAGAAACTTCCACACTATATTATGGAATTCTAACGATCTGTTCCACCATTCGTATTTTGATCACAGGAGAAAGAATATTGTATTCTATTTTCCCGAATTTCGACTTCGAATGGGGATACAGATTGGAATTGATGTCCAGTTTTTTGATCGGTATATTCTTTCCTTTATTTATCCGGACCTTATATCCGGACGAGATAAACAAAAAAGTCATTCGGTTTTTTATCGGTATCATTATCGGGCTTTCTTTCATCGTATTATTCACACCTTTGATCATATATTCCAAGACAATTTCTATTTTTGGGATTTTAGTGACTATAGCTTGTTTTTATCTAGTATACGTTTTTTGGAAAGCGATGCAAAATAAGAAGTTAGGAGCAGATGTAGGTTTATTTTTCTTTCTTCTATTTTTTGCGGTAGTGACCAACGACATATTATATGCGAATATGATCATAAATACCGCATACTTCTCTCCTTACGGAGTGGCTTCCTTTTTCGTCGCACAGGCATTTATGGTCTCTCAAAGATTTACAAGTGCCTATAAACTTTCCGAAAAATTAGCTCATGATCTACAAGAATCCAACCAAAGGTTGATCTCTTTGGACAAACTGAAGGACGAATTTTTAGCGAATACTTCTCATGAATTAAGAACTCCTCTGCAGGGGATCATCGGTATTGCGGACTCTTTGAAAAGAGGAGTAGGTGGTCCATTATCTCAATCCGTGGAAAGACAACTGGGGATGATCGTCACAAGCGGACAAAGGCTTTCTAGTTTAGTAAACGATATTATAGATTTTTCTAAATTAAAACATAAGGATTTAAATCTAAATCTGAGATCGGTGGACTTATACCAAGCGGTGAATTTTACTCTGGAATTGAATAGGATCTCTACGGACCAAACTAAGATAAAATTGGTGAATGCGGTTTTACCCGAGTTTCCGGACTTGCTTGCGGACGAGAATAGGTTACAACAGATATTACAGAACTTAGTGAGTAATGCGATCAAATTTACGGAGAAGGGTGAGATCATAGTCAGTGCTCGTATCAAAGCTCTAGGGATTGCGGAGATCAGTGTTTCCGATACTGGGATCGGAATAGATCCTACAGAACACCAAAAGGTATTCGAATTTTTCGAGCAGGTAGAAAGGGGAGATTCCAAAAATAGTTCCGGTGCAGGACTTGGACTTTCCATCAGCAGGGCATTGGTTGTATTACATGGAGGAGAGATCGGAGTAGAATCCAGCCTAGGCTTAGGTTCTCGTTTTTATTTTACGATCCCGTTGGTATCCGGAAAAATCCCGAGATCCGATGGAAGAGAATTAAAAAATTATAAAGAAGGAAATCATCCGGGTTCTACCGTATCTTTTCAAAATGAGTCGTCCGATTCGGAGAAGAATGCAAGGATCCTGGTAGTGGATGATGAGCCTGTGAATTTGCAGGTAATACAAAACTATCTATCTTTGCGGAATATATCCTCTATCACCGCAAAAAGCGGAATGGAAGCCTTGGAAATATTACAAAAAGATAAGGCTTTTGACGTTATTATTTTAGATGTGATGATGCCTAAAATGTCCGGTTTAGAAACTGCCAGGGAGATCCGTAAAACTCTTAGCACACTGGAGCTTCCTATTTTGATGTTGACCGCGAAAAATCAGGACAAAGATCTGATGGCGGCATTGAATAACGGTGCAAATGATTATCTGCTCAAACCTTTTGATTTCGAGGAATTGATCTTAAGGATCAATAATTTGCTCGCCTTAGCGGACGGTCATAAGAGCCGCCTAAACCAGGAGAATGAGAAGAGAGAAGCGGTAAATAATGTAAGGCAAAGGATCAATATCGACTTACATGATCACCTGGGCGGAAAACTCACAGACTTAAAGTTTTTGTCGGAAGAATTGCTCTCTCAAAGCCAGGAAGACAAACCAATCTTCAAGAAGATCAACGAGGCGGTAAACCAATCCATCCATATTCTGAGAGAGCAGATGTTGAAGATAGAAGATCTTGGATTATTGTCCGAGAATTTTATTACAGGTATCAATTTAGTCTTACTCAGAAGATATTCCGATGTGGAAAGGGACTTAGAGTTCGAATGCCAAGACGAGGTGCTTCAGTTTTTTGAAGAAGGAAGAAATGAAACTTCTATCATAGAACTTTATAGTATCGTAAATGAGATCACGAATAACGATCTAAAATACGGTCAGGGAGTAACCAAATGGAATTTCTATCTGGAAGGCGGGGACTTGATCACGGAAATGAATGCGGAATCTTCTTATCATCTGAAAAAACATAAAACGGGAAGAGGTACGGAAAATCTGATATATAGGATCTCCGGCCTGGGTGGAAAAGTGGAAATGTACTTAGTCGAAAATATATATAAAATAAAAATAAATATCCCGATCGGAAATTTTTCCGTAAAATAA
- the thiM gene encoding hydroxyethylthiazole kinase: MTTASLTQKSWPSPDIVSDLAEVRKHAPLTHVLTNIVVTNWTANVLLAAGASPAMVIAEEEVSDFAAIAGGVLINVGTINSFDAKAIKAAAIAAQKAGTPWVLDPVAVGALRYRTEIAKDLLQYKPTVIRGNASEILALAGAAGGGKGVDSTAASSDAVHLAKELATNTGAVIAISGEVDYITDGKETIAVPGGHILMTKVTGVGCSLGALIASFLGIQKDALRASVSASAVFAIAGSRAAEKSSGTGSFAVAFLDELSTISA, encoded by the coding sequence ATGACAACCGCTTCTTTGACACAAAAATCCTGGCCTTCTCCGGACATCGTTTCCGATCTTGCAGAAGTGCGAAAACATGCACCTCTTACCCATGTGCTCACGAATATTGTGGTCACAAACTGGACTGCGAACGTTCTCTTAGCTGCGGGAGCTTCTCCTGCTATGGTAATAGCGGAAGAAGAAGTTTCCGATTTCGCTGCAATCGCAGGTGGAGTGCTTATCAACGTAGGTACGATCAATAGTTTCGATGCAAAGGCAATTAAGGCGGCGGCGATCGCGGCCCAAAAAGCGGGGACCCCTTGGGTCTTAGATCCCGTTGCAGTAGGTGCTCTTAGATACAGAACGGAGATCGCAAAAGATCTTTTACAATATAAACCTACGGTGATCCGAGGAAACGCTTCCGAGATCCTGGCTCTTGCGGGGGCTGCAGGCGGAGGAAAAGGTGTGGATTCAACGGCTGCTTCTTCGGATGCAGTTCATCTCGCTAAAGAACTGGCGACGAACACGGGAGCAGTGATTGCGATCAGCGGAGAAGTAGACTATATCACCGACGGAAAAGAGACAATCGCAGTTCCGGGAGGTCATATTCTGATGACTAAGGTTACGGGAGTGGGATGTTCTTTAGGAGCCTTGATCGCTTCCTTCTTAGGGATCCAAAAAGATGCGTTACGCGCTTCTGTCTCCGCATCCGCTGTTTTTGCCATTGCAGGTTCCAGAGCTGCGGAGAAGTCTTCCGGCACTGGGAGTTTTGCCGTGGCATTTTTGGACGAACTGAGCACAATCTCTGCATGA
- a CDS encoding helix-turn-helix domain-containing protein has protein sequence MKRSIISRDGVGLSATVIQKRELYLSRVITDLPTLVFVKKGIKSLKQNDLELDIRSGEAVAIAGGQAFDVINRPDAGEFEAAWIAFHPNVIRNYKPNLQDLKDIEPAFIFSNITSGFSDAFQLARESITTDKLISDQVAIHRATEILIWLGEYGRKFKVPSTDNISQKIRSFLNANPGKDWSAIEIADRLEMSEATLRRRLSSELSSFSEILIDVRMSFALSLLQATDRSIGEIAREVGYDSASRFAVRFRDRFGYSPTMLRREASRDRNGTIHDRVRT, from the coding sequence ATGAAACGTTCCATTATATCCAGAGACGGGGTCGGACTCTCGGCCACGGTGATCCAAAAAAGGGAATTATACCTTTCCAGAGTGATCACAGATCTACCCACATTGGTATTCGTCAAAAAAGGGATCAAAAGCCTAAAGCAGAATGATCTGGAATTGGATATTAGATCGGGAGAAGCGGTGGCGATTGCTGGAGGCCAAGCGTTCGACGTGATCAATCGTCCGGATGCAGGAGAATTCGAAGCTGCTTGGATCGCATTCCATCCGAACGTGATCCGAAATTATAAGCCTAATCTCCAGGACCTAAAAGATATAGAACCGGCATTCATTTTTTCTAATATAACTTCCGGATTTTCGGACGCTTTTCAACTCGCAAGAGAATCCATCACCACCGACAAATTGATCTCCGATCAGGTTGCGATCCATAGGGCGACGGAAATATTGATCTGGTTAGGAGAATACGGCAGAAAATTTAAAGTACCTTCTACCGATAATATCTCCCAAAAGATACGATCTTTTTTAAACGCGAATCCTGGGAAAGATTGGTCCGCTATAGAGATCGCGGATCGACTGGAGATGAGTGAAGCAACTCTCAGAAGAAGACTTTCTTCGGAACTTTCTTCTTTTTCCGAAATACTGATCGATGTCAGAATGTCATTTGCACTCTCCCTATTACAGGCAACCGACAGAAGTATAGGAGAGATCGCAAGAGAGGTTGGATATGATTCCGCTTCCAGATTTGCAGTCCGATTCCGGGATAGATTCGGATATTCTCCCACTATGCTCAGAAGGGAAGCAAGTCGTGATCGGAACGGCACAATCCATGATCGGGTCAGGACATAA
- a CDS encoding family 2A encapsulin nanocompartment shell protein, whose amino-acid sequence MAENSIPQHSLGDSAARKLANTTKTQAQYDLITPRWLVRLLDWKPLESGTLRVNRVKDNTSVEVVCGQKDEQPLPETFVDYEEKPREYTLSAISTVLDVHTRVSDLFSNPHDQIQEQLRLTIESVKERQENELINNEDYGLLKNVPKKQRIQTRKGAPTPDDLDELISKVWKEPSFFLAHPLAVAAFGRECTRRGVPPATVSLFGAQFLTWRGLPIIPTDKLLVGGETTPKSPGGTTNILLLRVGEKKQGVIGLYQPGLPGEQTPGLSVRFMGINRSAIGSYLISLYCSAAVLTDDAIAVLENVDVGNYYEYK is encoded by the coding sequence ATGGCTGAAAACAGCATTCCGCAGCATTCTTTGGGAGATAGCGCAGCCCGTAAGTTAGCAAATACAACTAAAACGCAGGCGCAGTATGATCTGATCACTCCACGTTGGTTGGTTCGTTTATTGGATTGGAAACCGTTAGAGTCCGGAACCCTAAGAGTGAACCGAGTAAAGGACAATACCTCGGTAGAAGTTGTCTGCGGACAAAAGGATGAACAACCTCTTCCTGAAACTTTCGTAGACTACGAAGAAAAACCTAGGGAATACACGTTGAGTGCAATATCAACGGTGCTGGATGTTCACACCAGAGTTTCCGATTTATTCAGTAATCCTCACGATCAGATCCAAGAACAACTTAGACTTACTATAGAGAGTGTTAAAGAGCGCCAAGAGAACGAACTGATCAATAATGAAGATTACGGTCTATTGAAGAATGTTCCTAAAAAACAAAGGATACAAACTAGAAAAGGAGCTCCTACACCTGATGATCTGGACGAACTCATTTCTAAAGTTTGGAAAGAGCCTTCTTTTTTCTTAGCGCACCCGTTGGCAGTGGCTGCTTTCGGCAGAGAATGTACCCGCAGAGGAGTTCCACCGGCTACTGTTTCCCTTTTCGGAGCACAATTTTTAACTTGGAGAGGACTTCCGATCATTCCTACGGATAAACTTTTAGTAGGAGGAGAAACTACTCCTAAGTCTCCTGGCGGAACAACAAACATTCTTCTTTTGAGAGTGGGAGAAAAGAAACAAGGTGTGATCGGATTATACCAGCCTGGATTACCTGGAGAACAAACTCCTGGACTTTCGGTCCGTTTTATGGGGATCAATCGTTCTGCAATCGGTTCTTATCTGATCTCTCTCTATTGCTCTGCCGCCGTTCTGACCGACGATGCGATCGCCGTTTTAGAGAACGTGGACGTAGGCAATTATTATGAGTACAAGTGA
- a CDS encoding penicillin-binding protein activator LpoB, with amino-acid sequence MKFYLLSIFIILSFYCAGVEYRDPSEVQGTKQWGVREIRETVQNMSVSLSDFYKKDSVKGYIELQKFKNNTSEHIDTKILANEIVTNLTSNKIPFVDTSQRKASLDEISLNKSGIVSSDAKLDFGKLKSPSYRLSGELNDLVNYEKGKKIQYILITLRLTSVESNEIVWQTDKKFLKISDTEGYGL; translated from the coding sequence ATGAAATTCTATCTTCTATCTATATTTATCATATTAAGTTTTTATTGCGCAGGCGTAGAATATCGGGACCCGAGCGAAGTCCAAGGCACAAAACAATGGGGTGTGAGAGAAATCAGAGAAACCGTCCAGAATATGAGTGTTTCACTTTCCGATTTTTATAAAAAAGACTCAGTTAAGGGTTATATAGAACTTCAAAAATTTAAGAATAATACCTCCGAACATATAGATACCAAAATTTTAGCGAATGAGATCGTTACTAACTTGACCTCTAATAAGATCCCATTCGTAGATACTTCTCAAAGAAAAGCATCTTTGGACGAGATTAGTTTGAATAAGTCGGGGATCGTATCTTCCGACGCTAAACTTGATTTTGGAAAATTAAAATCTCCAAGTTATCGTTTGAGCGGTGAGTTGAATGATCTAGTTAATTACGAAAAGGGGAAGAAGATACAATACATCTTGATCACTCTTCGTTTAACAAGTGTGGAATCGAATGAGATCGTTTGGCAAACAGATAAAAAATTTCTGAAAATAAGTGATACAGAAGGCTACGGGCTTTGA
- a CDS encoding LuxR C-terminal-related transcriptional regulator — MKTSDIKVGIVENDESFKEQILKTLESIPEIGGVFHWESAESFWEDEKGRSLDIIFLDIMLAEMNGVELAGKISARDPEIAKIMLSNMNSDELIYESLKNGAIGYILKSELKDIADVVDTVLKGGAIITPTIAFRVLNSFKQKDYSGEFKLTPKEKQILDEMVKGKTIGRVAEFLKVSKYTVQHHVKNIYKKLNVHNRAELVRKASDIGLLP; from the coding sequence ATGAAAACTTCAGATATCAAAGTAGGGATCGTAGAAAACGATGAAAGTTTTAAGGAACAGATCCTAAAAACCTTGGAATCTATTCCGGAGATAGGTGGAGTATTCCATTGGGAATCCGCAGAATCCTTTTGGGAGGACGAGAAGGGCAGATCCTTGGATATTATTTTTCTGGATATTATGTTAGCCGAAATGAATGGGGTAGAGCTTGCCGGAAAAATTTCCGCGAGAGATCCTGAGATCGCCAAAATTATGCTCTCCAATATGAATTCGGACGAACTAATTTACGAATCTTTAAAGAACGGTGCCATCGGATATATCTTAAAATCGGAACTGAAAGATATTGCGGATGTAGTGGACACGGTTTTAAAAGGGGGAGCGATCATCACTCCTACGATCGCTTTTCGCGTATTGAACAGTTTTAAACAAAAGGATTATTCTGGAGAATTTAAGCTCACTCCTAAGGAAAAACAGATCCTGGATGAAATGGTAAAAGGAAAAACCATCGGAAGAGTGGCTGAATTCCTTAAAGTCAGTAAGTATACGGTCCAGCATCATGTTAAGAATATATACAAAAAATTGAATGTACATAACAGGGCGGAACTGGTAAGAAAGGCAAGCGATATAGGACTATTGCCTTAA
- a CDS encoding YbhB/YbcL family Raf kinase inhibitor-like protein, whose protein sequence is MKKFLSFQNGILFCVLFFAGSTFAGDLKVTSSALKEGGTITNTHVFSGFGCSGENNSPDLQWSGAPKETKFFAVTAYDPDAPTGSGWWHWTVINIPATVTSLPAKAGNDKGPLPAGAVQGRTDFGKPGYGGPCPPKGDKPHRYIFKVFALKDKIDLDGEASGALVGFYINSLKLAEGKLTAKYGR, encoded by the coding sequence ATGAAAAAATTCCTATCGTTCCAAAACGGTATATTGTTTTGTGTTTTATTCTTTGCCGGATCCACGTTTGCCGGGGATCTAAAGGTCACTAGCTCCGCCCTCAAAGAAGGAGGAACAATCACCAACACTCATGTGTTTTCCGGATTCGGATGTTCCGGAGAGAATAACTCTCCCGACTTACAATGGTCAGGCGCTCCTAAAGAAACCAAGTTTTTTGCAGTGACTGCATATGATCCGGATGCTCCTACCGGAAGCGGATGGTGGCATTGGACTGTGATCAATATCCCTGCGACTGTCACAAGTCTTCCTGCAAAAGCCGGAAATGATAAAGGACCTCTTCCTGCAGGTGCAGTCCAAGGCAGGACCGATTTCGGTAAGCCCGGATACGGCGGCCCCTGCCCTCCTAAAGGAGATAAACCTCATCGTTATATCTTTAAGGTATTTGCTTTAAAGGATAAGATCGATCTGGATGGAGAGGCTTCCGGAGCGTTAGTCGGATTTTATATCAATTCACTAAAACTAGCAGAAGGAAAATTAACCGCAAAATACGGTAGATAA